The nucleotide sequence TAGAGCCGCAAATAACATCGCTGACATAATCGCAGTCATAATGATCACTTTCTGCCGTTGTTCTAAATGTTCCAACCGTTATTCCTCCTTTTCTTGTTGTTTGATTTTCCTGAAGACTGTAAGGGTATGTTGAATTTCATCATCTGTTAGCACATCGAAAAGATTGTACATATAGCGAAGGCGCTTCTCTTCCATTACTGCAAACAGAGCCTTTCCTTCTTCTGTAATTTCAAGCTCCACAACACGGCGGTCTTTTTCAGAACGTTCTCGTTTTACATAGCTTTTTTCTACTAATTTATCGGTTACTGATGTTGCATGGCTGTTTGATACTTGAAATGCTTTTGCTAAGTCTGAGACTCGCTGCCTCCCACATTGCAGCTGCCGTAGAAAAATAAATTCACTGCTTGTGAAATTCTCTCCAAACAGGTCATTCACATCTTTTTTTAACTTCCGGAACATCATCCGAAATTCTTGCTCTAATTCATAGATCATTTCTTCTCTTTTATCCACTAGAAAACATCTCCCTACCCGATCTATTATACTTCATTAATATTAAACCAAGTTAACTATTAATGCAATTAAGAATAATTTTGCCTTGAATGATAAAAAGCTGACGCCATAAGACGTCAGCTTCTACATTAGACAGATGTTTTTTCAGTTTTTGCAACTATAGCAATTGGATTAGAGACACAGCCGAATTCTGAAGCATGAGGACGGTCATCGCCATCTTCATAGCCGTAATCAATCATACGGTTGCGGTTAAGACACAGCTTTGTGAAGGTTGGACGTAATAAGTCAAACAACTCAAATCGGTCTTTAAGATTAGGGAATTGCTCTTGGTAAGCTACAATCGTTTCGCGGAGCTTTAACCAAAATTGTGCTTCATCATATTCACTATGACGATGTAAGATATCTGCTAAATAGCGGAAGTGACAAACAAATAGCCCTGTGAAAATAAACTGACACAGCCCTTCAGGTTCTTCACTTCGCAGCACATTTTTTAATTCATTTGGCACTGCGTTTAATTCTGGTAAAGGCTCGCCACTAATATTGACATCATCCACAAAATCTTTCATCGCTAGTCTGTGCGGCTTGTTATCTTTTAAGATTAGTACTGTGTTTTGGCCATGCGGTGAAAACACTGTACCATATTGATAGAAATAATGAAGGAGCGGTGGCAGGACAACATTGAAAAGCTTTGTTATCCACTCATCGATTGTTAAGCCTGATTGTTCAATTAATGAATGCACAAATGGCTTCTCTTCATCATCTATATATAATAAGGAAGCAAGTGTGATCGCCTCTTCTCCTTCATCAAGAAAGGAGTAAATACTTTCACGCCAAATGCAGCCAAGCATCTCTAAATATTGATAAGGAGCACCAGTTAAATTTGCATAGTAAGGATGGTCAACATTCATACTTGCCACTTCACCCGGAAGAATTAATCTGCATTCCTCTCGCAAGAAGTCATCCTGCTCTTTTATTCCTTGGATAAATTCTGTAATTAGCGGTGCCACAACGGTGCGTTCACTAGGAAGCCCACGATATACAAGCGTGTTTAATATGCTTATCGGCAGCTTCACATGGTGCTTGTTCTTGTCATTTCGATTTACAAACGTTCGTATTGACTGCTGTGGCAAGTAGCTATCTTCTCCTTCTCCGAGCGGAACAATCAACTTATTTGCAAGCTGCTCTGGAAAGTACTGAACGATGACATTTTCCCACTGCCATTCGTGGATTGGCATAAAGAAATACTCGTCTGTTTCTAAGCCTGCGTTTGTTAACTCATTTTGAAAATGGTGATACACGTTTCCCCCGATTTCTTCCTTTATAAAGGATTTTCGCTCAACTGCCGAAACGGAATGAAATGTAGCAATTGATTGGTGAACCGCTAACCATTGCAGCTTCACTTCCTTCTTATGTTCAGGCGCATAAGAAAGATAATCGTCATAATTAAAGCCGATTCTGCCTTTGTTATATGTAATCCACGGATGACCATCCATTTCCCCTTCTAATTCTCCATAATCCATGCCGACTAATTCATCAGCACGTTTCTTTTGACGGTCTAAATGAAGGTCTGCGAGCAATGTCTGGTTATATTCTTTTATTAGATGACCTGTCGTTTCTGATGTCATACCAATGGTTGTCTGAATATCTAAGATAAATTGAATTGCATTTTTCGCTTCTTTCCATTCTCCTTGGTTAAAGCGTTGAATCGATTGCTCATCGACAAAGAAGCTGTCCATAAGACGTGGTTGCGCTTCAAATTGATAGGAAACACCACTTTTTAAGTCAAGCTGATAAACGTTCGAATTGTTTTTTTCTTCAATAACTGTTGGCTGAAGCATATCTTCATACATAAACTCACGAATCATTTTTGTTAGTAACTGCTGATTTACTTTCTCCCAGCGTTGCTGTGTTAACGTGTCTTTTACATTATGAATATGTTTCATTTCGTACCGCTCCTTTTGCTCCAAAGTGTTGAAAGACATTCTGCTCTCGAATCGGGTAGATGTCACGGCCTGTTAATGCACGAATAATTGTTGCATTTCGGTGTGCACCAAGCCCTAAGTCAGGCGCTCCAACGCCATGGGTATGCATATCTGCGTTTTGTACAAAAATGTGATTACCCGTTACTTTCGTTAACTCGATCGTATAGTTTTGTTTCACAATGTATCGATTTTGTTCATCGTATTGAATATGTGATGATAATTCTGATAAAAACTGTGGAAGCCTCTGTTCGTACCCTGTCGCAGCCACAACAACTTCGCTTTCATGGATAAATTCGCTACCCTGTTCATACTGCGTGCAATGTAAATGGCATCTGCCTTCACTTGCTTCAATATCCGTAACCTCTGTTTTTGCTTGCAAATGAACAGGCATCTCTACATTTCCAACCGACTGCTCATATAGTACATCATAAATATCAGCAATCGTTTCAGCACTGATTCCTTTATATAACAGCCCTTGCTTTGGCAGTAATTCATCCTTCTTTGCTTGTGGCAGTTGATAAAAATAGTTCGTATAATCAGGTGAAAAATGTTCCAAACCGAGTTTCGAGTATTCCATCGGAAAGAAACCGTCAGAGCGTGTAAACCAATTCAGCTCATACCCATATGTAGGACGTTCATGTAATAGCTCAAGAAAGACTTCCGCAGCGCTTTGTCCTGAACCAATGACGGTGATCGAATCAGCTTGTCTGCATTGTTCCCTTCGATACAAAAACTCGGCAGAATGAAAAACATTTTCACTTGCATGCTTTTCAAAGCACGAAGGAAGAGAAGGTGACGTTCCAACGCCTAATACAAGATGTCTCGCATAGTAATAATTGATATCTGCGTTGTCTACATCTTTCACTTCTACTTCGTAATAACCCCCTTCACCGTCTTTCTTCCATTGAATAGAGGTAACTTGCATACCAAACTGACAGCTCGAAAGTTTCTCTGTCACCCACCGGCAATAATCATTGTATTCCCTGCGCGGAATATGGAACCGTTCTAAAAAGTAAAACTTATATAACCGCCCATGCTCATGTAAATAATTTAAGTAGCTAAAACGATTTGTCGGGTCTGCCATTGTAACTAAATCAGCGAAAAACGGAACTTGAAGTGTTGTTCCCTCTATTAACAAGCCAGGATGCCAATTGAATTCTGTTTTCTGTTCAAAAAACAGTGCATCAACTTCTTCAATATCTTCCGTTAATGCAGCGAGCCCAAGATTAAAAGGACCAACCCCGACCCCTATCACATCAACAATGTTCAAATGCTTCACTGTCACTCCACCTTTCGAAAAAACGTTCCCGCTCGCAAAACATAAGAAGCGCTTGTTTATCTGGTAATTCAATTTCTTTTATTCGTTTAAACCCACATTTCTCAAAGACATGAATCATTTTCTCATTTCGGATATCTGGTTCCGCGACGACTCTCTTTGTTTGCGAAGATTGAAATTGAAAGGCTATCATTTCTCGTAACAACGGAAGAGCGTACCCTTTTCCAATAGATTCACTCGGTCCAATTAACAGGTGCACGCCTTGGTCGAACGCATCTGGCTCGTAATACTTGCCAACAATGTCATCCTGTACCCAGTACGCCTCCCAATAACTCATTGGGACACCGTCCAGATAACCGATATATAGCGTATGATGACGGTCAGCTAACAATTTTTTCAAGTGGGCTTGATAGTCTGAAAACGAAAAGTTTTGCTGCCAAAATGGAATAACATGTGCTTCATGATGCCACTGATGAAGCCGCTTCACATCTTTTTCAAATTCTACTGAGCGAAATGCAACTTCTTGATTGAGGTCACGTGCAAACACGCAATAATCAACATGCTGTTCATTGCTCACTTCCGACCAACTCCTTTTTGTACAACGGATTTTGCACGTGCACGTATACGGATTGTGTTTCTAATGAACCAACGAGCTCATCCATATCATGAAAGCGGGTTAGAAGATTTGCTTTGCATGGAAGCACTTGTTCATGAAGCAGTGTTCTAATAAGTGTAGACGCAGAACTAGCCGGCACTACCGTATGTTCTAACCTTTCACGCAAGCACTCCAATAGGCGCTCCTCTTCAATTAATCCCCCTGCTCCAAAGGCATTCATGAGACCAAACAAGTGATTATAAAAGAAATAATAGCGTAAGCGTTCATCAGCGATAGCATCTGAACAAACGGTATTGCTTTCAGCACTTATGCCTGGAAGAATAGCGTTGAGACTTTCATGTTTTGACTCGCAGAAATAATAGCCTTGATTATCACGGTAATAGAAATGCTCTGGGTAACCGCCGCGCAGTTGAATGACACTATTCTGCTGATGTGCTTCAACTGCAATTCCATATGTAAAATAAAGCCATAAGATCGGATTTAGTGTTTTATCTAAATAACTGTTAAACCAAGCGAGTGAAACGTCCTCTGTGGAACGATTCTCTTCAATTGCAAGCTGTTTAATAATCTCAACTAAACGAGAGGTACGACCGTCGATTGAATCTTGACAAAGCGCTGCTACAGGTGTTGCATTTAGCCCGCTATTCGCTTTAAATGGGTTCTCTCTTACAATGACTTCAAAGCCTGATTCCTTTTCACCATTTACCGAAACTGTTGCATAAGCCGGATCGCAAATGACTTGGAAATTTGGATAACGCTTGTTAAGCTCTGTTCCAATTTCGCCTCGCATCAATTCCTTCACTTCAATACCACGCTTACATTCCATATATTTATTTGCACGGACAGAGTTTGTAATTTTTACATTCAATGAGAACTTCAGCATGTATTCAGCCTCAGGGTGGTAAACCGTTCTTAATGAAGACGTCGGAAAATATGCTCGGCCGAATTGACCTAAAGATTCGATTAATCCATTTTCAATAAAAGCAGTAATTTTCGGATTTCGTTGCACATATTCTGCTTGCCAAGGATGCAGTGGTAAGATCGTATACTCATCATCCTGACAATACGTCTTCTTAAATGCGTCAGAAATAGATGGGTCACGCTTAATTTCTTCCATTAGAAGTGCTGTTGTGGACTGTGACAAAGCTGAACCCTCGTCAATAATGGACTGATGAATTCTGAAATAATGCAGCTGAAAACGTCCTTTTAATTCTGGCGAGTACGAAGCAGCGTCCCACTCTGCAATACCCTGCCTACTCTTTGGGGTCGGGTGCATCAAATGACCAAAAATTAGTGACTGCTCGGCATCAATAAAATTCAAATCCATTCCATATAACTCGTCAGCTTCATTCAGTCGTTGACTTACATAAGATTCAATGTTTTGACAACTTAAAATAACTCGAAGCATCAGTTCATCCTCATTCGCATCATCTCTGCCATATACAAGTTGCAGCTCTCGCATAATAAAATTTACGACCATCAAGTAATCTAGCTCAATCAACTTTTCTTCAGCATTTTCATAATAAATCGGAAATGAAAATAAGTGACGTCCTGTTTCAGAGAGGTAGCGAAGCGGCAAATGTAGCACAATTCCTTGATGTTCAAGCTTCTTTTCTATCACCATTTCACAACTGTAAACATCATTGCCTTCAACTTCTCTTAATGTATAATCTCCGCACTCCCGTAAATAACAATTTAAAAAACTTTGCATCGTAGCTCGCTCTGCAATTTGCTTTGCATTCATCATTTTCACTCCTTTGAAAATTGTTCACCAAGCTCTTTAATATGCTGTATGATGTTTTGTAATTCCTCAAAGCTTGTTCGAGGGTTAAGCAAGGTTAGTTTTAAACACACTTCCCCATTCACACGGGTTCTAGCAACCACTGCTTTCCCTTGCTCCCACAAAGTTGTACGGATCTTTTGATTAATGTCATCTCTTACTCTTTGTTTGTCAGGTTGCGGATTGTAACGAAAGACAATCGTTGTTAATTCCGGCTCATGCAAAACTTCCAAAAACGGCTCATCCTTCATCACTGCAGCTGTTTGCTTTGTTAATGAACACAAATAGGTTATGAGTTGATTAAATGTCTGTTGACCGAGTACTTGCAGGGAAACAAACAGCTTAAGCGCATCAAAACGTCGAGTCGTTTGCACTGATTTCGTGACAAGATTCGGAATACCGCCTTCCTCATCACCTTCTGGATTTAAATAATCTGCATTACGCTTTAATAATTGAAAATGCTGTTTATCGCGGATAAGAAACGCGCCACAACTAATTGGCTGGAAAAACATTTTATGAAAATCAACTGTAATTGAATCAGCCTCGGCAATCCCGTTAAGCTTGCCAGATTCATCGGTTAATTGAAGCGCTCCACCATAAGCTGCATCGACGTGAAACCACAAATCATGCTTTTTGGCCTGAGCTCCTAGCTCGTTAAGCGGATCAATACTTCCGAAATCTGTTGTACCTGCTGTAGCCACTAATGCAATTGGCTGCAAGCCTTCTTTATACAACCTTGCTATTTTTTGTTCGAGATCCTCAACAGACATCCGATGCTGCTCATCTACATCAACAGTGACAACTGCCTGCTCTCCTAACCCAAGCAGGTATGCTGATTGACGAACTGTAAAGTGGGCATCTTCAGAACAAAGAATCCTTATTTTATCTGCTTCAGGCGGTAAACCATACTGCAGTACATTCCAATTATGCTGTTGATAGTAGTGATCACGCGCAAGCAACAATCCCATGAAATTTGATTGGGTCCCCCCGCTTGTAAATACACCATCCGCTGACTCTTGATGAAAAAACAATTCACAAAGCCATTGAACCATTTGTTGCTCTAACAAAGTTGCTGCTCCGCTTTGGTCCCATGAATCCATTGATTGATTCATACAACCGATTAATAATTCAGTTGCTGCTGCTGCGCTTAATGGCGGGCAGTGCAGATGTGCTGCGCAAGCTGGATTTGTAACAACAACGCTATTTTTCACAAGGACCTGGCTAATTTGCTCAAAAACCGTTTCTAGGTTCATTCCGTTATTAGGCAATACATGCTTAAAATGCATTTTCAATTGCTCTGCAACAGCCTCAGGCGGTAACCCGCTATACGGTTTGTCATTTAAAGCAAAGTCTTGCTCTAGTACGTTCTGTACGTGTTGTACTGCTTGTTTAAAATGCAAGCTGCTCTCTCGGCTATTATGTAAAAATAAATGCTTATTCTTTAGGTATAACTGGTCATAAATTGGTGGTTGTTCGGTTATAACCGCTTGTCTCATCGTTTCTTAGCCCCCTAACATAATTGAAAATGATTATCATCAAATCACAAAAAAATAAAGCTTTCAAATGATTATCATTATCATTTGAAATTAAAAAAATTTATTGTATGCAAATTCTTCATAGATGCAAATGAGAATCAATATCACCTTTCCACGCTTCACATGTTAATAAAAGTGATAATCATTGTCAATTAAACTCGGAATAAATCAGTCGATCTTCCCAGCGTTCTCTTACTTTCTAATTTGCTTCTTTCCCTACAGAAACCAAGGACTCAGCTGACCTCACTAAAGCTTTGCTTCGGACTGGATAAAACCGTCATTTGAGGCATTTTTCCTAAACCCAACTAGTTTTAATAGAACCAAATCGAACTCTGTGAAGTCTAAATGAACGTTTTCAATGCAATCTAACGTTTATTTATAGTATTATAGATATTGGCTTTCGAAACCTATTGGAGAAAGGCTGATTGAATGTTTCGTATATTATTCGTCTATTTACTTTCAGCAGTCCTGTTATTTCCGCTTACGACAGCTGCTAATGAAAATGTCATAAGTGAAAAGAAAAGTGGCGATTATTACTATCGCGTAACAAAAGTAAATGAAGGCACATATAAGTGGAACGTCCAAACAGGAGATACGAGTTTAGAGCTAGAAAAAAATAAAGAAAACGTAAGCACCCTTGAAGGCTTTCGTAATACCGTCAACGAGATTGCACGTCATAAATTTAAAATCATTCTGTATTCTGTCTATCTCGTCTTAACACTTGCGGTGGCGCTTTATACAGCAATTAAACTGAAGCCAAAATCTAAATTTGTACATATCATCATTCTAGGTATTTGTATTTACGCCGTATACGAAATTACCCAAAATAGCTTTGACTTAGCAAATGAAATCCAAAAAGCTAACTTTTTAATGCAATCATTAAACCAATAAAAAAAGGTAAAGTGGTGAACGAGATGTTCATACACTCTACCTTTTTTATACGTTTACTAATTCTTCTTCATTGACATGTGATAGATAAACTTGGTTGCGGCCTTTTTCTTTGGCACAATATAAGGCTTCATCAGCTTGTTGGATAAATTTATTAGGGTACTTTTCCCACGTTGGAATAATTGTAGCGACCCCTATGCTAACTGTTACATATGGACTAACACTTGACAAACGGTTTGGAATTTGGAGGGCTTCAATTGAACGTCGAATCGTTTCAGCAATTTCGTAAGCTTGAGAAGCATCTAACTCAGGCAATAATACTACAAATTCTTCCCCGCCATAGCGAAACACCATATCTTTTGGCATTTTAAGCTCTTGATCAGCTGCACGTGCAACCTTTCGTAAACATTCATCCCCTGCGAGATGACCGTACGTATCATTATATTGCTTGAAAAAATCAACATCAAAAAGAAGTAAGGAAAGTGGTCTCTTCATGAAAAGAGCCTGTTCCCATTCTTGAAGAAAAGTTTCCTCATAATATCTGCGATTTGGAACATTTGTCAATGCATCAATTAATGCCATATGTTGAAGCTTTTCTTTCTCAACAGTGTATTCCGTAATATCGTGAGCTACACCAAGCAAATGTGTACACCTGCCACTCGGATCAAAGATCGGTACAAGTGTTGTTTCCACCATCGTTTGTTTATCGTCAATCGTTAGTTTTTCTTTATATTTCATCGGTTTTCTTTTCTCAATGGTGCTTTGATAATGTTCTTTCATGAAGTCTGCTTCTTTTTCAGCTAAAAATTCTTCTGGCCGCTTTCCGATCACTTGTCCTTCAGTCAACCCTGTCAGCTTCAAATAAGATTCGTTGACACTAAGACACCGAAAGTCTTCCATACTTCTCACTTCCATTAAAAAAACGAGGTCATTGATCTTATCTAACATCATCAAGAGCTGGTCATTTTGTGAAAAAATACGGTATAGAAATTTTCCACCTGCATAATAAACCATCGGTACTCCAATGATTACAAGAAGTGCAGCATCTACTACATTTTTTATGGCAGTAGGAAGAGAAATGCTAGATAAAAAGTGCATAATCACAAATTCTAATATAGCTAGACCAAGAATATTTATTGCGATTACCAACAGAACTTTTATTTGTGTTCGTTTCACGTAAATCTTCCTTTTTCATATCTTCTACAAAAGTGATCAATCTATCTAGATAATCATACCATTTTTTTCTTTTAGAATGAAAGAAGTCTACTTATATTGAAACAGAATCGACATAAATTGACAAGCGTAGCTAAGTGGCGAGTAGTTCACTGATTTCCTTTCATTTTTGCAAATAAGACAGGTGAGATTAAGCATGTAAGAATGGAAACGAGAATAATTGCTCCATTCACTTCACTTGTAATGACATCCATTTCCATTGCAACAGCTGACGCTGCAATAACGAGACTTAATTTCGCTGAAATTAAAATACCTGAGCTCAACACATCATGCCAAGAAAACCATTTCCTTAAAATAAGACTTGGGATGAGTTTCGCCGCATACATGGCAATCAGCAAGGCTGGAATGAATACAAGTGTTCTTGGAGTTTGAACAAGGCTCCATAGATCCATCTCTACTCCAATCATAATAAAGAAAATTGGAATCAGAAATCCGTAACCAAAGGAGTCTAACTGTTCAACAAACTCCTCTTTCGGTCCTAACAAGGAAACAATAAGTCCTGCTAAGAAAGCCCCTAAAATACTTTCTACTCCTAATGATTCAGATAACACTACAAAAAAGAGAATCAGCAAAAAGACAGCACGTGTTCCAATTTGCGTCGTCCCTTTTAGTAAAACGTGAAAAAACTTATTGTCTGCCCAGCGATTCATTAAACGGTAAACAATAAATACGCAGGCAAATAATAAGAAGATTAGCAAGATTGTTCCATGTTCTTCTTCCTTCATTGCTACGTAAAAAGCTAGCAAGATCATTGTCATAAAATCCGCTAGTACGGTAACTAATAAAATCGTTTGTCCTAAATCCGTGTCCAACATTTTTCTTTCTTTTAAGACCGGCACAACGACACCTAAAGAAACGGTCGATATAATCAATGTCATTAAATATGGTGCTTGAATCATACCTGCTAGTTTTAACAGAAGTGATAGTCCAAACGAAATAACAAGAATAAGGACAAAGATTAACACTGCGACAAATAATGGATTAAAAGAGACTTTCTTTTCTTCTTTCTTATCCCCTAAAAAATAACTAAAATCAATTTCTAAACCGCTTAAAAACATTAAATAAATAAATCCCAGCATGGATAAGAGTTCTAGCCACTGGTCTTCCACGACAAGATTAAAACCGCTATTACCTATTAAAATACCTACAATAATTTCTGCGACGACGACTGGAATGAATTTTAATTTAAACTTTTCCAAAATCACCGGTACAAGAAAAGCAGCGATTGTGACAATCAGTAATGATTCTAATGAGTTTGCATGCATTCCTCTACCTCTCAACTATGTATATTTGCCCTTACAAAACGACTGACGCCTATTATATACCATAATTGAAAATGAAAAAAGCAGGGCGACCCCTGCTTTTTTTATGAAGCCATTACTTCTTCGATCACTTTCGTTTCCTCGTGACCTAGTAAGTTCTTATTAATTACATTTGTCACTTGCTTATTCATATTGTTTTCTAAGTCTTTCGCTTCTTCCTTATCCCCAACAATATAAATGCGTTCCCAGTCGTTGTCTTTTGCCATTTTATCTACTAACGTCGCAAGTGTTTTATACCAACGCTGACGATTCGCTTCGAAGCGCTCTTTAAATTGATCACGCTGTGTACTCTTTCCGCCAGAACCCATTGATGGGTCGGCACGATGAGGACCTGTTGCTTGACGCCAATCTTCTGTATCAAGATCAAGCTCTAGATGACGCGTATCTAATAAAGCACCAAGCTCTGTCTTTAGAATTTTAATTTCATCTTGCTGCGTCAACACAATTCCTGTTCTTGGGAATGTCTCCTGCATTTCTTTTAACTGATCAAGATGTGGTGAATCCTCCCAATGGAACTCTGTTTTAACGGGCATTTGAAGGATTTGTGCAAACCATACAGAATCATCACCCGATGCAAATAAGACGACACTTTTTTTCAAATTCTTCTCGTTTTCATGCATGAATTCTTCTACTTTTTCACGCACATTTCTATAGGAGCGTTTCTCGTCTTTGTCATCGTCTTCTTTCATATAATTTTCAAAGCTTTTTAAGCCATTTTTTAAATGTATCTTCCATTCACCACCCTGTTGGTCTGGGTCAGAAGGGTCGGTATTTAAATAAATTGATAACACACGATTAGGCTTTTGTTGTTGAATGTTTTCTAGCTTTTTAATTTCTTTATTCATATCCATTATAATCGACACCCCTGTTTAATTGTTTTATGATCTTACCTTTACTAGATGTCTTTCCTGTATGTAGAAATTTAAAACATAAGAATTATTTCTAAAATGAGGAAAAATCGCAAAGACGTTAC is from Bacillus tianshenii and encodes:
- a CDS encoding VLRF1 family aeRF1-type release factor; translation: MDMNKEIKKLENIQQQKPNRVLSIYLNTDPSDPDQQGGEWKIHLKNGLKSFENYMKEDDDKDEKRSYRNVREKVEEFMHENEKNLKKSVVLFASGDDSVWFAQILQMPVKTEFHWEDSPHLDQLKEMQETFPRTGIVLTQQDEIKILKTELGALLDTRHLELDLDTEDWRQATGPHRADPSMGSGGKSTQRDQFKERFEANRQRWYKTLATLVDKMAKDNDWERIYIVGDKEEAKDLENNMNKQVTNVINKNLLGHEETKVIEEVMAS